TCTTTAACAAGTCTTCTGTACGCCTCGTCCTGATTTCTGGGAAGGACAACCCTGACCACGACATACTGGTCACCCCTTCCCCCGCCGCTTTTGTATGCGCCCTTGCCCTTCAACCGTATCTTCTTTCCGCTCTCGGTACCCGGGGGAATCTTCACCTTCACCGTGCCGTCTATGGTCGGCACCTCGATCGTGGCCCCGAGAACAGCCTCAGAGTAATTGAGAGGAACTTCCATGAATATATCGAATCCCTCTCTCTTGAAGAACCGGTGGGCTCCTACCTCGACTTCCAGGTAGAGATCCCCTGAGCCTCCACCAGCTCTGCCCATCTCTCCTTTTCCTGCAACTCTCACCTTCGTTCCCCTGCTTGCGCCCGGTGGGATTTTGACCTTAATCCTTTCCGAGACATCTTTCATCCCCGCGCCAATGCATGACCCGCAGGGGGAACCGGTAAATCCTGCCCCCCTGCAACTTTCACAGGGCTGGGCTATACCCAATATCCCTCCCCCGCGCTTCATCCGCCCGCTGCCCCCGCAGGTTGCACAGGTGGATCGGGCACCCGCCTGAATTCCTACTCCCCCGCAGTCAGGGCATTCCACGCGCCTTCTGTAGCTCAGCTCCCTTTCGGTCCCCTTTGCCGCCTCCAGAAAAGAGAGTTCGGCCCTGATCACGAGATCTCTTCCCCGCGTTGGTCCCCACTCACCATGTCCGGAACGCCCGAAAATATCCCCGAATATGTCTCCCAGGTCGAAGGACATTCCCCTTCCGCCGG
This portion of the Deltaproteobacteria bacterium genome encodes:
- the dnaJ gene encoding molecular chaperone DnaJ yields the protein MDFSRDYYKILGIPESATKEEIKRAFRRLAKKYHPDVNPGNEEAEKKFKEINEAHDVLSDESKKAQYDAVKRGAFSSGGFEGFSGFDYPGGRGMSFDLGDIFGDIFGRSGHGEWGPTRGRDLVIRAELSFLEAAKGTERELSYRRRVECPDCGGVGIQAGARSTCATCGGSGRMKRGGGILGIAQPCESCRGAGFTGSPCGSCIGAGMKDVSERIKVKIPPGASRGTKVRVAGKGEMGRAGGGSGDLYLEVEVGAHRFFKREGFDIFMEVPLNYSEAVLGATIEVPTIDGTVKVKIPPGTESGKKIRLKGKGAYKSGGGRGDQYVVVRVVLPRNQDEAYRRLVKEMAKWEDNDIRSRYSE